The window TATAAGAATCCATGTATATTGTAATGTGTTGTATATTCTAATAAATAAATTAGCTGTATTCTCAGGGCCTGGTAATGAATTAcagatttatttctttatttctctATAGACCAGAACCCTGTAGACTCATCAGACGATAGCAGAGATATCTCCAGGGGGTTCTTCTATATGGTCCGTTGTCTTCATCTTGTAGATAAATATCGGCAGGTAATGCTTCATATTCAGGGGTCTGGGGGTCATAGAATCTGATGCTGCTCCTGTGtaacattgtcctccatccccACAGAGAGCAAAGAGAAGAGAGACGAGATATTCATCTGAAAATGAAGAATAAAGAAATATCTGATGTCAGTGACAATAATACAACATTATATCatcttctcttttcttttctctctcgATGAATGTTAGAATGATTAAAGGAGAATGACATTGAGGAATCTGTATCTAGGCCAAGTCATGATAGATGGGATGATATGGATGCTGGCTTGAGTAAGGATCACGCAATGTTATCTATGATATATGGGTGGTCGGGTGCGATAACTGGTAGTGGTGGCCTTATATAAGAGGGAGCTTGTCCTGAACGGATCCGTGCAAACAATAATGACAAATGATGGAACCTAAAAGGTTAATTTATCTTAGGAAGTCAGGTAGGAGAAATCTCCAgctaaaatattttttgttttgttaagtttttttATGTGTCGCATCCATCCTCCTGGGATCAAATCTTTTATTGTTTGGTATAACTGAAAATAATGATAAAGTGAGATATAGAAGAGGGAAGGGAAGGAAAAGACAGATAATCTTTAATCCCTCCAGGACTGGACTTTTAGAGCATATTTTGTCATTCTGGACTGAGgctgtttttaaatttttcatgctATTTTGGTTTAGTTgtcattttcttctttttaatgtTATATACCCAcacagcattttattttttatggcatgCACTGTGCAGCAAAAATAATgttatcttcattctgtgggtcggAACGATTGTGGCAATACCCAAATTATATCACTTTTATATATCTTTTCACACCAAAATCCTTTTATCTTTCCTTTTTATGTGTTGCCATGTTCTCATGGCCATACCTTTTTTTATTCGACTGACCCCAGCTGTAgcttttgatcatttttattaaaactttatggaCCAAAATTAACGATTCCTgtacatttttgttgttgttttgtaagGAATTCACCATGCGGGATAAATAATATTATCGTTTTATAGTACAAGTTGTTTCAAATGtggtaatacttttttttaaattctattgGGAAAAGGAAATTCCttctatttttattaattttttttacactttctttatttattgaaaactattttatttttattccttttactttttatactatactgcagtacatAGTATAACTGTCAGTATTAAAGAAGtagtccggtgcacacttttttcattttatcccgtccgggctgcaaaataaaagaaaacacactttatcttacctcccaacgagcccccggagctccggtacaggtgttcggtccccgggctgtattcttcttaattCCTGTTAGCCCGGTTTTATAGGGCGGCTTCATGTTTACTCCATACTTTATCACTGAAAACAACAACAGAGGCGGctgtagactttttgaggccttaggcgaaactcaaTCACAAGGTCTGAGGCCCCCTAACCTGCTCGGTGTGCCCCACAGTGTGTTTAGtatttattctattttatgttttgTAGATCAACTCTTTAGTTTAGATGTTATTTTTTAGTTAAGCAATTTATACCTAGAATCTATTTATAGAGATGAATGAACTAATTTTAAACATATCAAAGTGAATaaaaatttcccaaaaaattCAGATTTCTATGAATCCAATTTTTTGGTGATTTGGTTAAGGTTACCTTCTCATTCTTGCTTTGAATGCTATGAAATCAATGTAATGTACTGTACAAAAGAACCTAAAGGAACAGGGACCTGGCAATTATAAGGGTCTCTGTTCCCGTACACTAAGTGAATCCAATATAAATTCAACAGTGGATTCTAACAATTTGGACCCAAAACACATTTTGGAAAATTATCTCCTCTTTATTTACAGAATCTCCCATTACTTATATGTTACCAATATTTTCAACTACATTGTATGGGGAGTAATTTCACTGTAAGATAAAGTTACAGTATAGTAGGTAATATATGTTATAACATTTCTCCATTGGTCATATATTGAGGTCATTCTAAGTCTTGTGTCTTATTATTAGAGCCATTTCTTTTGGATTTATAACACACATTATACCTACTGCCCAGATCTACATACAGGAGAACAACAGGACGGAGGTCACAGAGTTCCTTCTCTTAGGATTTCAGGTCAGTTGGGGTTTAAGACTTTTCCTGTTCTGTCTGTTCCTTGTGGTATATTGTCTGACAATATGTGGGAATCTTCTGATCATCACCCTGGTGTCCACCAGCAAGAACctccacaccccaatgtacttctTCATCTCACATCTGTCCATCAGTGACCTCTTGTTATCCACAGATATTGTCCCCAACATGCTCCACATCCTCCTGAATAATGGGGGGACCATGAATTTTATTGGTTGTATGACTCAGTTTTATTTCTTCAGCACCTTAGAAGGATGTGAATGTCTTCTCCTCGCTTTGATGTCTTATGACAGATATGTGGCCATCTGTAATCCTCTCCGTTACTCCTCTATCATGACAAGTGGACATTGTGTTATACTGACCGTCATCTGTTGGTTCATTGGATTTTTTGGTTCTTTGATTTGCATCATATCAACAGCAAAGCTAAACTTCTGTGGTCCTAATGTCATTGACCATTTATTCTGTGACTTTGTTCCCCTACTAGAACTTTCCTGTTCTGACCCCATCATTGTCCACTTGGAGATTTATGTATTAAGTATTCCAGATGTCTTCATCCCAACCACCATCATTGTAATGTCTTATACTTATATTGCTCTAACAATCCTAAGGATTCCATCCAATACCGGTAGACAgaaagccttctccacctgtagctccCACCTCATTGTGGTCTCCATATTCTATGGGACGTTGTTCAGTGTTTATATTGTCCCAACGAAAGGCCGAACACTGACCATGAGTAAAATCCTCTCCCTTTTATATACTGTGTTTACTCCTTTGGTCAACCCTCTTATATACAGTCTGAGGAATAAAGACATTAAAAAAGCCGTACAGGAAACACTTCATAAGTGGGTTGTCTGGTAAATCATCTACAATATTATATGTAGAAAATCACTTATTTTAACACCAATGAGGCTATATTAAAACATTACTTTtactaatttagaaaaaaaataaaaagaggtaca is drawn from Hyla sarda isolate aHylSar1 chromosome 4, aHylSar1.hap1, whole genome shotgun sequence and contains these coding sequences:
- the LOC130367242 gene encoding olfactory receptor 1020-like; protein product: MSLANKPCVLTKEAADVTDRCYGLGGIADPLPRLFDTPDPHKDQNPVDSSDDSRDISRGFFYMVRCLHLVDKYRQGGFMFTPYFITENNNRGGCRLFEALGETQSQGLRPPNLLGVPHSYLLILALNAMKSIAISFGFITHIIPTAQIYIQENNRTEVTEFLLLGFQVSWGLRLFLFCLFLVVYCLTICGNLLIITLVSTSKNLHTPMYFFISHLSISDLLLSTDIVPNMLHILLNNGGTMNFIGCMTQFYFFSTLEGCECLLLALMSYDRYVAICNPLRYSSIMTSGHCVILTVICWFIGFFGSLICIISTAKLNFCGPNVIDHLFCDFVPLLELSCSDPIIVHLEIYVLSIPDVFIPTTIIVMSYTYIALTILRIPSNTGRQKAFSTCSSHLIVVSIFYGTLFSVYIVPTKGRTLTMSKILSLLYTVFTPLVNPLIYSLRNKDIKKAVQETLHKWVVW